The segment ACATTACCACTTTCTGTGGCACGCCATTTTATATAATCTAACCTTGGGGAAGAATATGATTCTAATACTGCTCTATACTCCTTTATTCTTTCAAGAATCACATAAGAAACAGGAAAAACTACACCTACAGGAGTAAATCCCTTTTCGATTAGAACATGATGGATAAGGTAACGATGAATTCTTCCATTTCCATCTTCATATGGATGAATAAAGACTAATCCAAATGCAATAGCTGCAGCAGCAAGAACTGAATTATAATTTGAAGATGTTAATAAATTATCAGTCTCAATTAATCCTTCCATTAAATCGCCTACATCTTGAAATCGAGCAGAAATGTGATCTGGAATTGGATAGTTAGTTCCTCTTTCATGCTCACCAATAAAGCCTCCCTGGTTTCGGTAGCCAAGATGAGTATATCTAAAATCGGCAATTACAATTTTTGGACCTATATATTGTTGTTTATCATCCAACACATCAACAAATCTAATTTTTTTATCTGCAAGATCAGCGCCTGTTAACCATTCATAAAGGAACCAAATTCTACGGCTATAGGCTCCAGCTAGTTCCAATTGAATCATTTCTTCAAGTTCAGTTTGAGGAATTTTTTTAAATAAAGCGTTTAGGATCCATAAATTCACCCCTTCGTACTTCAAAGAAAATACCAAATGTGCATAAAGATTATCTTCAGGCTTATGCCTAATAGAAAACATTATCCAGCTATCTTTTTGTGGTATTGTTTATGTTTTTGGCTAATTACAGAAATGAAATCAGGTAGCGGTACTTCTAGTTCATATGCACTAATAATTGCTGAATATCCGGCTAGTGCAGCTCCTTTCTCGAGTAACAATAATCCATGAAAAACATCCGCTGTTTGTGAAAATTGTCCGCTATCAGAACTTTTCATGAAAAGCATCCGCTACCTGTGAAAAATACTCGCAATTTGGGGAGTTCAGTGAAAATTGAATGCTTAAAAGAACCTTCTTAGTATGAAACCAAGACAAAAGCTATCTTTCCAACATTTATATACCAAATAACCTATAAATCACACGACATAACAACCTAGGTCTATCACAACATATTGAACAATTTGTGTAACAGGTTGTTGCATAGGGCATGGCTTACTTCCTTAAATTAAAAGGTGTAATCTATGTTTTCGGAATATTACATTAACTGCTTCTTAGAAAGGACATCAGCTCCAACTTATCTTAATGAATACAAAAAAACTTTTTCCACAATGGATGGCAAAATTAATTTTTCACTTAATGTTTTTAGCTTCTGTAGGTTGCATGCCATCAAGCCACTTTTCCTCAAAAAATATACAAAGGAATAGCTCAATGGAAAATCCTAGCCCTATTACTAAGAAAAGTATTTTAGGCTCGTGGAAATTATTAGATTTTCATATTACGCAATCTAATGGTGACACTAAGAAATGGGGTCTAAATCCAAATGGGTTATTGATCTATGACGAATCTGGCTATATGTCTGCCAGTATTAATTCTGGAGCCAACATAGAAGAAAGTACTCAAAATTTAGAACGAAATATTCTATTTTATTCTGGACAATACAAAATAACAGGAAAAAATGAAATTACCCATTTTGTTGATAATGCATCTAATCCATATCGTATTGGTAAAGAATTCATCAGGAATGCTAAATTACTCAAAAAAAACCAATTACAACTTATTGCAGATGGTGAATATGGACGAGCCTATCTACTTTGGGAAAAACTCTAAAGCTTTATTATTACTCTGTATTTTTTTACGGCAACAATAAATCACTAATCATGTAAAAAGCGTTACTTATATCTAAATAAATGGCAAGCTAGTACTAGATTCTAAAAAAATGCCTTATTTTTAATCTAAATAACCATCTTAACCAAAGATTTGAGAACTTTCGCAGCTATGTATAACTATCGGAAGTTCTCGCGCAAAACAAATTGAAATATCTGTTAAATTGAGATTTTCTTTGAATGAATAGATTTTCTAAGCTCTTTGTTTGCTGGGCTCTTTATTTCTTGAGCAGCAATTCCTGCATAATAAGCCCTTGGATGCAAAACAGCTGCTTTATCAAAAAAGCTCTGGAACATGACAGTATAAGATTTAGCTGCTTTCGTGCCAATATCAAATGCCTTTGTCAGAGAAGGATCTAAATTATCCAACTCGCCAACCTTCTTGTTTAAATATTCTTCATTACAGGTGGTTTTAAATTGATCTCTTAGCCCAAAGATCAAGCTTGAAGCAACCATCGAAGCGCCTAAAAGCATCATTCCAAGCAGATTAAATAATGAAAAATAGGTAATGCAACCAATAGCTAAAATAGTTCCAATACCCACGCCCCATAAACGTGAAGTATAGAAATCATGAGGCACTTCTA is part of the Candidatus Berkiella cookevillensis genome and harbors:
- a CDS encoding Fic family protein; protein product: MFSIRHKPEDNLYAHLVFSLKYEGVNLWILNALFKKIPQTELEEMIQLELAGAYSRRIWFLYEWLTGADLADKKIRFVDVLDDKQQYIGPKIVIADFRYTHLGYRNQGGFIGEHERGTNYPIPDHISARFQDVGDLMEGLIETDNLLTSSNYNSVLAAAAIAFGLVFIHPYEDGNGRIHRYLIHHVLIEKGFTPVGVVFPVSYVILERIKEYRAVLESYSSPRLDYIKWRATESGNVEVLNETKDLYRYFDATKQAEFLFLCIQETIEEVLPKEIDYLKKYDEIKNFIDGYLDMPARFVHLLIQFLQQEKGRLSKRAREKEFNKLTQEEISAIESKFQSIFYNKDEY
- a CDS encoding lipocalin-like domain-containing protein; its protein translation is MENPSPITKKSILGSWKLLDFHITQSNGDTKKWGLNPNGLLIYDESGYMSASINSGANIEESTQNLERNILFYSGQYKITGKNEITHFVDNASNPYRIGKEFIRNAKLLKKNQLQLIADGEYGRAYLLWEKL